Proteins encoded within one genomic window of Ovis aries strain OAR_USU_Benz2616 breed Rambouillet chromosome 1, ARS-UI_Ramb_v3.0, whole genome shotgun sequence:
- the LOC101120378 gene encoding hornerin, with translation MSKLLKSIVTVIDIFYQYANQDGECDMLNKAELKELLENEFGQILKNPDDPDTVDIIMQNLDQDHNKKVEFTEYLLMIFKLARACNKIVSKDYCQASGSKQRDHRHQDQEEQSEIEEEDEGQKSSSSNLSSSEGENDSHSRGSRGSIRNRSRSRSRITGHQGGLSSSGDRQSFRERRRESNSGHSKGSKKNKHGSHQHKRSRSEEVGYTHSSNHRTRSNSGNWSGTYGEEGHVSHSEDQSFSSDQNWSDSNESLGNRQHKKKPSQSPSKEHHGFISGSCGGQDHWSNSNEPAGYGHGYGSSQPSQQRWHESNEGYQSGNCEEQGNCSTSSSSEVSSYDQRRSGSRRPSSSIQHGSGSGQSSGYGQHRSSAGQSSGFSHHGTGIGQSSSYEQHSSTSRQSPNCSQHGPSLSHSTSCGQYGSGSGQSSSCSQQSSGSSQSLNHGQHRSESSQTSSYGQQRTGSGQSSGCRQHRSGSGESSGFNQHRTGLGQSSSYEQHGSTSGQSQSCGQHRSSLGQSSSYGQHGSSQYSGHSQHRSGSCQSSGHSQHGSGSGQSSSCGQHGSSSRESSGFGQHGSGLGQSSSYGQHGSTSGQSSGYGQQGSNLGQSSSYGQWGSSQYGSRQSYSHSQHRSGSRQSSGHSRHGSGSGQSSSYGRHGSTSGQSSSCSQQGSNLGQSSSYGQHGSSQTSSPSRRRSSSSQSSGHSRHGSGSGQSSSYGRHGSTSGQSSSCSQQGSNLGQSSSYGQHGSSQSYSHSRRRSSSSQSSGHSRHGSGSGQSSSYGQHGSTSGQSSSCSQQGSNLGQSSSYGQWGSSQYGSSQSSRNSRHRSGSSQSSGHSRHGSGSGQSSSYGRHGSTSGQSSSCSQQGSNLGQSSSYGQHGSSQSYSHRRHRSGSSQSSGHSRHGSGSGQSSSCGQYGSSSRESSGFGQHGSGFGQSSSYGQHSSTSGQSSGCGQQGSNLGQSSSYSQHGSSQYGSGQSYSHSRRRSGSSQSSGHSQHGSGSGQSSSCGQHGSSSRESSGFGQHGSGLGQSSSYGQHGSTSGQSSGCGQQRSNLGQSSSYGQQGSSQYGSSQSSRNSRHRSGSSQSSGHSRHGSGSGQSSTFGQRGSSSRESSGFGQHGSGLGQSSSYGQHSSTSGQSSGCGQQRSNLGQSSSYGQWGSSQYGSSQSYSHRRHRSGSSQSSGHSRHGSGSGQSSSFGQHGSSSRQSSGFGQHGSGLGQSSSYGQHGSTSGQSSSCSQQGSNLGQSSSYGQRGSSQYGSSQSSGCRQQGSGSGQSSSCGQHGSSSRQSSGFGQHGSGLGQSSSYGQHGSTSGQSSSCSQQGSNLGHSSSYGQRGSSQYGSSQSSGCRQQGSGSGQSSSCGQHGSSSRQSSGFGQHGCGLGQSSTYGHHGSTSGQSSSCGQQISGSGQSSSYGQCGSGLGTPNQSRRNSQECSGYSQKERSRSCSPTGSKSDGYESICGQSETCRQQSQGCSQGQTESGYSYSNCNEGQPGGSYRQEESSSSCGFRQFTPCYGESRSNTSNTLLICKEDNRQGGYYDQREGGHYGGRDTKSSFYKLRSSTPLYEYVQQQRC, from the exons ATGTCAAAACTCCTAAAAAGCATCGTTACTGTCATCGATATTTTCTACCAATATGCCAACCAGGATGGGGAGTGTGACATGTTGAACAAGGCAGAACTGAAAGAACTTTTGGAAAATGAGTTTGGTCAAATTCTGAAG AATCCAGATGATCCAGACACTGTAGATATCATCATGCAAAATCTAGATCAAGACCATAACAAGAAAGTAGAATTTACTGAGTACCTTCTGATGATATTCAAGCTGGCTCGGGCCTGTAACAAAATCGTCAGCAAAGATTACTGCCAAGCTTCAGGGTCAAAGCAAAGAGATCACAGACACCAGGACCAAGAGGAACAGAGTGAAATAGAAGAGGAGGATGAAGGGCAAAAATCATCTTCCAGTAACTTAAGTTCGAGTGAAGGAGAGAATGATTCCCATTCCAGAGGCTCGAGAGGTAGCATTAGAAACAGGTCTAGGTCCAGGTCCAGAATAACTGGGCATCAGGGAGGCTTGTCTAGTTCTGGGGACAGGCAAAGCTTtagggaaagaaggagggagtCAAATTCAGGCCACTCCAAGGGTAGCAAGAAAAACAAGCATGGCTCTCATCAGCACAAAAGGTCTAGGAGTGAAGAAGTTGGTTATACTCATTCAAGCAACCACAGAACAAGATCAAACTCAGGAAATTGGTCAGGCACTTATGGAGAAGAAGGGCATGTGAGCCACTCAGAGGATCAGTCTTTCAGTTCTGATCAAAACTGGTCTGACTCAAATGAATCTCTGGGGAATAGACAACATAAGAAAAAACCAAGCCAGTCACCTAGTAAGGAGCATCATGGATTCATCTCAGGGAGTTGTGGAGGACAAGACCACTGGTCAAATTCAAATGAGCCTGCTGGTTATGGTCATGGCTATGGCTCAAGCCAGCCTTCTCAGCAGAGATGGCATGAATCAAATGAAGGATATCAATCAGGAAATTGTGAAGAACAAGGAAACTGTTCTACTTCTAGTTCAAGTGAGGTATCTAGTTATGACCAACGCAGGTCAGGCTCAAGACGGCCATCTAGCAGTATCCAACATGGGTCTGGATCAGGTCAATCCTCTGGCTATGGACAACATAGATCTAGCGCAGGTCAGTCTTCTGGCTTTAGTCACCATGGAACTGGCATAGGTCAATCCTCTAGCTATGAACAGCATAGTTCTACTTCAAGACAGTCACCGAACTGTAGCCAACATGGACCTAGCTTAAGTCACTCTACTAGCTGTGGTCAGTATGGATCTGGGTCAGGTCAGTCATCCAGCTGTAGCCAACAGAGTTCTGGATCAAGTCAATCTCTTAATCATGGCCAGCATAGGTCTGAATCAAGTCAGACATCTAGCTATGGCCAACAAAGGACTGGCTCCGGTCAGTCTTCTGGCTGTAGACAACACAGGTCTGGCTCAGGAGAGTCTTCTGGATTTAATCAGCATAGAACTGGCTTAGGTCAATCCTCTAGCTATGAACAACATGGTTCTACCTCAGGACAGTCACAAAGCTGTGGCCAACATAGATCGAGCTTAGGTCAGTCCTCCAGCTATGGTCAACATGGCTCAAGTCAGTATTCTGGTCACAGTCAACACAGGTCTGGCTCATGTCAGTCTTCTGGCCACAGCCAACATGGATCTGGCTCAGGTCAGTCTTCCAGCTGTGGTCAGCATGGTTCTAGCTCAAGAGAGTCATCTGGCTTTGGTCAACATGGATCTGGCTTGGGTCAGTCCTCTAGCTATGGACAACACGGTTCTACTTCTGGACAGTCATCAGGCTATGGCCAGCAGGGATCTAACTTAGGTCAGTCCTCTAGCTATGGTCAATGGGGCTCAAGTCAATATGGCTCAAGACAGTCTTACAGCCACAGCCAACACAGGTCTGGCTCACGTCAGTCTTCTGGCCACAGCCGACATGGGTCTGGCTCAGGTCAGTCCTCTAGCTATGGACGACATGGTTCTACTTCAGGACAGTCATCAAGCTGCAGCCAACAGGGATCTAACTTAGGTCAGTCCTCCAGCTATGGTCAACATGGCTCAAGTCAAACTTCCAGCCCCAGCAGACGCAGATCTAGCTCAAGTCAGTCTTCTGGCCACAGCCGACATGGATCTGGCTCAGGTCAGTCCTCTAGCTATGGACGACATGGTTCTACTTCAGGACAGTCATCAAGCTGCAGCCAACAGGGATCTAACTTAGGTCAGTCCTCCAGCTATGGTCAACATGGCTCAAGTCAATCTTACAGCCACAGCAGACGCAGATCTAGCTCAAGTCAGTCTTCTGGCCACAGCCGACATGGATCTGGCTCAGGTCAGTCCTCTAGCTATGGACAACATGGTTCTACTTCAGGACAGTCATCAAGCTGCAGCCAACAGGGATCTAACTTAGGTCAGTCCTCCAGCTATGGTCAATGGGGCTCAAGTCAATATGGCTCAAGTCAATCTTCTCGCAATAGCCGACACAGATCTGGCTCAAGTCAGTCTTCTGGCCACAGCCGACATGGATCTGGCTCAGGTCAGTCCTCTAGCTATGGACGACATGGTTCTACTTCAGGACAGTCATCAAGCTGCAGCCAACAGGGATCTAACTTAGGTCAGTCCTCCAGCTATGGTCAACATGGCTCAAGTCAATCTTACAGCCACCGCCGACACAGATCTGGCTCAAGTCAATCTTCTGGCCACAGCCGACATGGATCTGGCTCAGGTCAGTCTTCTAGCTGTGGTCAGTATGGTTCTAGCTCAAGAGAGTCATCTGGCTTTGGTCAACATGGATCTGGCTTTGGTCAGTCCTCTAGCTACGGACAACACAGTTCTACTTCAGGACAGTCATCAGGCTGTGGCCAGCAGGGATCTAACTTAGGTCAGTCCTCTAGCTATAGTCAACATGGCTCAAGTCAATATGGCTCAGGTCAGTCTTACAGCCACAGCAGACGCAGATCTGGGTCAAGTCAGTCTTCTGGCCACAGCCAACATGGATCTGGCTCAGGTCAGTCTTCTAGCTGTGGTCAGCATGGTTCTAGCTCAAGAGAGTCATCTGGCTTTGGTCAACATGGATCTGGCTTAGGTCAGTCCTCTAGCTATGGACAACATGGTTCTACTTCAGGACAGTCATCAGGCTGTGGCCAGCAGAGATCTAACTTAGGTCAATCCTCCAGCTATGGTCAACAGGGCTCAAGTCAATATGGCTCAAGTCAATCTTCTCGCAATAGCCGACACAGATCTGGCTCAAGTCAGTCTTCTGGCCACAGCCGACATGGATCTGGCTCAGGTCAGTCTTCTACTTTTGGTCAGCGTGGTTCTAGCTCAAGAGAGTCATCTGGCTTTGGTCAACATGGATCTGGCCTAGGTCAATCCTCTAGCTACGGACAACACAGTTCTACTTCAGGACAGTCATCAGGCTGTGGCCAGCAGAGATCTAACTTAGGTCAGTCCTCCAGCTATGGTCAATGGGGCTCAAGTCAATATGGCTCAAGTCAATCTTACAGCCACCGCCGACACAGATCTGGCTCAAGTCAGTCTTCTGGCCACAGCCGACATGGATCTGGCTCAGGTCAGTCTTCTAGTTTTGGTCAGCATGGTTCTAGCTCAAGACAGTCATCTGGCTTTGGTCAACATGGCTCAGGCTTAGGTCAATCCTCTAGCTACGGACAACATGGTTCTACTTCAGGACAGTCATCAAGCTGCAGCCAACAGGGATCTAACTTAGGTCAGTCTTCCAGCTATGGTCAACGTGGCTCAAGTCAATATGGTTCAAGTCAGTCTTCTGGCTGCAGACAACAAGGATCTGGCTCAGGTCAGTCTTCTAGCTGTGGTCAGCATGGTTCTAGCTCAAGACAGTCATCTGGCTTTGGTCAACATGGCTCAGGCTTAGGTCAATCCTCTAGCTACGGACAACATGGTTCTACTTCAGGACAGTCATCAAGCTGCAGCCAACAGGGATCTAACTTAGGTCATTCTTCCAGCTATGGTCAACGTGGCTCAAGTCAATATGGTTCAAGTCAGTCTTCTGGCTGCAGACAACAAGGATCTGGCTCAGGTCAGTCTTCTAGCTGTGGTCAGCATGGTTCTAGCTCAAGACAGTCATCTGGCTTTGGTCAACATGGATGTGGCTTAGGTCAGTCCTCTACATATGGACACCATGGGTCTACTTCAGGACAATCATCAAGCTGTGGTCAACAGATATCTGGATCAGGTCAGTCTTCTAGCTATGGCCAATGTGGGTCTGGATTAGGTACTCCCAATCAATCAAGAAGAAACAGCCAGGAATGCTCAGGATACagtcaaaaagaaagaagtaggAGTTGTAGCCCAACAGGTAGCAAGTCTGATGGATATGAGAGTATTTGTGGACAATCAGAAACGTGTAGGCAACAAAGCCAAGGATGCAGCCAGGGTCAAACGGAATCTGGCTACAGCTATTCAAATTGTAATGAAGGGCAACCAGGAGGTAGTTATAGACAAGAGGAAAGCTCCTCAAGTTGTGGCTTTAGACAGTTTACACCATGCTATGGAGAATCTAGATCTAACACTAGCAATACATTGTTAATTTGCAAGGAGGATAACAGACAGGGTGGCTATTATGACCAGAGAGAAGGAGGTCACTATGGAGGGAGAGATACAAAGTCAAGTTTCTACAAGTTACGGAGCAGCACTCCACTCTATGAGTATGTCCAACAGCAGAGGTGCTAA